A region of the Arachis hypogaea cultivar Tifrunner chromosome 15, arahy.Tifrunner.gnm2.J5K5, whole genome shotgun sequence genome:
CAAATTTTGATTTAGAATCTAATTTAGTCTCTAAAATCCTAATTTATATACACATTATTAATCTAAATTCCTAACTTctacatctttttcttttttgccctcctcctcttcatcatcatcttcttataAAAAAGACatcaatataaaaatatcatcAATTAAATCTTAAGAAAGTTCAGGACTTTCCTTTGCACCTTTTATAAGAACACACGACATTCTTCATAACCACTCTCAAAACAACAACAAACACTTCACTTTGCACTAAATTGCTATTATCATCTTATCATCAATAACTAGCATCTTTTTATTCAAACCATAATAATGTCTCTAATGATTTTTGAGATGGTTGAAGATTATCAAACCTTTGACCCTTTTCTATCCAAGAGCAACAGATATCTCGTCCTAATTAAGCACCTAAACAAATTGAAAAGAAACAAAAGACACTCATTTTTTTTCCAGATCCTTTAGGTCTTAAGAAGGACGAGGTTAAGGTGGAGGTCAATGCTAAAAGAGCGTGTGCTTCAGATAAGTATTGATAGACATATCGACGATGATGACAAGAACAAAAAGATGATAAAATGACACTACATTGAGCGTTGCCACATGAAGTTTCAGAGAAAACTTAGGCTCAGAGAATGTGAAAGTAGAGTCGGATATGGAGAACAGTGTGCTTGTAGGTACTTTTGAatataataagaataagaatatattaATGTTCATTCTTTATTagcaatgaagaaaaagaagatgatgcAGAAGTTAGGAGTTCAAATCAATAatatgcataaattaaaattttatgaacCAAATtggcagaaattatttttaatatgaaaatagagATGGTGTTTTGATTGAATATTGACATTTGAAGTGTATTATAGTATTGTGGAAATTATTCAACACGCTCCACGTGTTTCAACACACTCCCACGTGTTGACTAATATGTTGCCACGTGTCCAATACATCCCCACGTGTTGGCCTGTTGCCACGTGTTCAACACGTCCCCCACGTATTGACTTCTCACCAATAAAATTTACCCATCTGTAATTACACTCAATAATTCCATTTCCAACAAAAATGtcaatattttttctatataaaaaaaaaatcagccacAAATTGGATCCTAAATTAAATCTTGTCACGTCATCTAACCGTTTGACATCTAATTTGTCAATATTTTGGCACGTATGCATTTCACTTGTCGACTTAATGccaaaaagagactaaggactAAAATAGTGTCTGGAACTGTATCTAAAGTATTAAGATAGAGaattttaaatttcgaaaactaaaatagAAATTACTGTGAGTCTTAAagaccaaaataaaaatttagtcgttTTATACTTGTTCCTGCAAGAAAACTGCGTTCAAGGTATACTTCGGCTCTCTGTCAGCCTCCGCGTCTGGTTGCTTTAGCCAAGCCGACGTTATCCTCGTCACCCTGGGACCGAGCGTGGTACCTGTAAAagggactccaacgctcaagtcagtaaagAAGATAAATGGAATAACGAATATAAATGATCGGAGTTCGGCTCTGAGGTATATTACTTCTGGGACGaagtgttttttgttttctattttctgtgtACCTTGCTAGTGCATTTTTTCCTCGTTTTATAAACTTGATTCGTAGCTTAATTGTTAGCTGCTTTCGAGATTTTGGCAACTGAACTGGCTCTGAGATTTTGGTGAGTGAGCTAGTTCCGAGATTTTAGTGAGTGAACTGGTAGAATGGAGCCGTTATGTCGAGGTATAATTCGATTTTGATCGATATTCTTGGGATACAGTACAATACTGttattcaattatatttattttatttataactatttttataatcaagataaaaaatagtcatttttaattattaatgtgacttaatataattaaatacacatattaattattttataccgATATTGCATGGTGTTATTAATTCAATACTCAAATAAATAGATTTAATTTTATGCATAACTTTGAGATTTACTATCTTAACTTCGAGgattatgtatcatatatatcATTGATGTTTGCCTCATAATTACTTGATTGCTTTTTTCAACCaccatatcatatcatatcataataTGATCTATATTGAGGTGTTTGATCAGAGAGAAATGCCTAACTGGCAAGATGGATATGGCCATCCCTCGATATTCTAAAATGTGAGTGATACGATGTTGTCGTTTTGAATGGTAATATAATataggaaacatttcaagtgcaccGGGAGTACCGGTATAccaattattttaaccgttgatctgaattataaaaaaatatataatatatattaattgaaatcaacggttaaaacaactggtgcACCGGTATTCCCTGGTGCACTTGAAATGTCTCCTATAATATATACTCTGCATGGGCGCCATTGGCGATATTTTAAATGACGAAATGAAAGGATGTTGGGAGAATGACGccaagaataataattaatacatcaatttcattttcatgaatTTTAACATATATGACAAAGAATCGAATCAAAGCATATACCAACAAGAATGGATGAGGGTACCACGCACTATTGGTTCATGCgtaaccaaggttctgaaaaccgaaccggtcatcgaaccgctctaggtactggttcactggttcataggttcaaccggtccgaccgtggttgaaccgtaaaaaccgttttataataaaataataaataaaatataaataagcacataaaaatataattatagtctaatctaaacttgaaaatatcattcaaattaaaagtactacataaaccaaatgttataatctcattcaaatacaaattcaaagttcaaaagtcaacaaacaaacaaccaaacataACATAGCAGCATCAAAATGAGCCAAATTTGTCATCAACCATCAAAATCCTCCATAATTTGTTGCAGATTTGCGTCATTGATTTCATCACCTTCATTTCCACTACTTGGACCAGAAAAAGCAAGTGGTGCAGCATAAAATGTACTagtactaccaccaccaccaccttgatCTAAATCAGCATCAATCTCATCTAAGAAAATATAACACATTATCAATAAATTAAAGATCAAAGCTATTGTAATTTATTGTATGTTCAATAAACTATAATACTCACCAAGCAAGTCTTCAATATTACTTGGAAGATCAGGCTCTTTTTCAACAACCTCTTCCGTCACCCAAAAATCAACCTTATCAATAGTTTCAATATCGATTGGATCATATTGggacttttgctttcttttttttctttcattcctaacaaattaaatacaatatatgatAAGCCTAGTATATTAGCTATACAAAATCTAATGATATGAAATGAAAGGATGAAATATAAATTACCTGGATTTAAGAcgcaaattatatgtaacatacaCAATATCACTTAGCCTATCATGCTCCAATCTATTCCTTCTTGCTGTATGAATTTGATCAAAAAGACTCCAATTCCTTTCACACCCTGAAGAAGCAGATGCTTGGCTAAGAATGCGAACTGCCATTTTTTGTAAACATGGAGCAGAACTACCAAATAACCTCCACCATTCATCTATAAATTACAATCCCATATCTCAAgtattagttatcaaattaaagaaatcaaaacataaaataagtaaataactaaagCTTATTATCAAACAGATATTATTACCAGGTTGAAGTTTTTTTGCAGCTAGAACAACTTCAGGCCTATCAAAGCTTTCCTTTCGATCTCTATATATGTGTATTTCTTTCATTGCCTCAACTGAATCTAAATTATTAACCTTGCAATGCAATGTAACAAGATCAAGTAAAGCTCGCATGACATCAGGTGATTCTCTATAATTTTCAGAAAAAAAGCAATCAGGATTCAAGAAATAGGCTGCTGCGtgaagattttttttcaaatgtttGTCACATCTTGAGTTGATAATCTCTGTGTAAGGTTGATATGCACTCTTCCTATGCTTGAACATTTCTTTGATTCCATTTTCTAACCTCAGCATACCTTCATAAACAATTCCCAATGATGGTTTATCATCGGCATCTACCAACCTCAGCAATTTAATCAACGGACTCACAATTTGGCATACAGTAAAACAATCATCCCAAAATTTATTGTCTAGGATAATTGCACTCACAGCTCTCCCATTAGCACTCCTTCCTAATTTGTGTCCGGTAAAGTGTGTATCAACAACCAATTGTTGTAATTCCGATTTGCGCTCAAAGATACTCATCAATGTGAGGAAGACAGTGGCAAAACGAGTTGCACCTGGACGAACAATCTCCCTCCAATCCTCTTTTTGTCTTAGCCAGGACAAGAACACCGTATGATTATATACAAACATGGTAATCTTCGAAGCACGTGTTGCAAGGCTAGAAATATGTGGCATGCTGCTTATATCTTTTAGAATAAGATTCAAGCAATGAGCAGCACAAGGTGACCAGtgaatattttcaaatttcttattaATAAGCCTACCAGCAGCAACATAATTCGCAGCATTATCGATCACTACATGAACAACATTATCAGGTCCAATCCATTCAATCACCTCTGAAAACAAGTCACACAAGCTAGAAGCATTTTTAACCATACTTGAGGCATCTACAGATTTCACAAAGCACAACCCTTTCGAAcaataaaccaaaaaattaatCAATGTTCTTTGCCTTTGATCTGTCCAACCATCAGCCATGAGAGTACATCCAGTTTCTTTCCAAGCAGACCTATAGCTATCAACAACCATTTGACACTCCCTTTTGAGATCGGCTAATAAATTAACCCTCAAAGAGTCGTAAGAAGGACCTTTATAACCAGGCCCAAAGCCAGCTACACCATCCAACATATCTTGAAAAAAAGGTGACATAACCGCATTGAAAGGAATCCTACAATCCAAAAGCCATCTAGCCACTCGCTTATCAACTTCATGAAGCGCCTCTTTGTTTTGAAACACGCTTTTCAGACTTGGTTGACTTCCCGGAGTTGTTCTTGGTGCAAACATAGGAGGAATAatgatttttgctttcttttttggaTCGCCTCCAACAACCTCCTTAGTTGGTAACTGACTCGGAGTTTGTTGTTCCTCTTGCGCTATTGCTTCATCAATTGCATCCTCACACTCATCGGTACCCTCTTCGTTGAAACTTACTTTCCTTTTACTAGTTTTACTTTTCTGAATCTCTTTCAACAAACCTTCCATTTGTTTTTCTACATCATACGGGACCTTAGAACACTTCTTTATGTCTCCACCTATCTTCGCCAAATGCTTTTTCATTCTATTAATTCCCCCGCCCCCAAAAGTACTCAAACAAAATAAGCATTGGTAATGCGGCTTTCCATTTATATTCTGTAAAGCAACGTATCTCCAAGCAGGATCAGTTTTCTCCCTAACACTAGAAGTTTGTGACTGATTTTCGCTACTCGCGGGAGGAAGAGAACGTTCATTCGAAGCAGAATTATTTTCAGCATTATTATTCCTAGGTAGGTCTTGGTTGATACTTTCTTCCATACCTAAATATTACCAGcaatccaacccaataatctcaactCTCAAGTTCACAGCAAATGAACAAAcaacatccaaattccaaaatcagaGTATACAAACAACATCTCAGGTtcaaaaaattcagaattcaattcaCAAAATCATCTCTCAAAATTAGAGTATACAAAACCAGAGTTCACAAtgacaaaatcacaaaatcatgtcACAAAATCAGAGTTCACACTATCAGATTTTACAAAATCAGAATTCACAAAATCAATTCATATTTCATCACAGTTTCATGACTTCATCATAGTTCAGTCAGTTCACTCATAAGTCATAACAGTTTCAGAGACTCAGCGTTTCATCAAAATTCTTTGTTCACAGAGTTCACAGAGTATCAGATTTCATCACAAAATCATgttcataactaaattaaaaaataaaaattacctggaaATGAGGACTTCAGTTCTTCAACGCTGCTGCTTCTCTATTGCTTTCTCTCAGAGGCAGAAGCTGACGGCGAAGTGGCTGAGGGCGCTGACCGTGCTGACGCTGCTGACGGCGCGACTCTGCTGAGGGCGCGACGCTGCTGAGGGCGACGCTGCTGAGGGCGCGACGCTGCTGAGGGCGACGCTGCTGAGGGCCCGACGCTGCTGAGGGCGCGATGGAGGTTGGTGCGTTGAGTGCTTCAGGCGTTCTGTCTCTCACAGTGGTGGCCGGTGGATCGTGGTGGGTCGTGGCCTCGTGGCCTCGTCGGTGTTGTGCTATGGGAGTGGGAGTGTGGGACTGGGACGCTGGAGGCTGGACGCTGCAGTGAAGGCGAAGCACGAAAACTGACGAAGGAGAAAACAGAAAAGGGAATTAGGGTTCCCCTATTGCAAAACGACGACGTTTTGCTGCCAGCTTAAAAAACCGGCCGGGTcccggttcggttcgaccgaccggtaACCGGCCAGTTCGTCGGTTCAATGCCGGTTATTAATTTCTGCGGTTTTCTTTGTTGACCGAATCGCTTTAGTGTCCGGTTCATGGTTCGACCGGCCGGTTCGAatcggttttcagaacattgtgcgtaacatatataatataataatttggtgaagtaaatttttataatagttCATgagatttatataattatttaaaatgcaTGATATTCgagatctaaattttttttagtgatTTTTCAGATATAACTCTGAGCACTATTGTGCTTTCTGTGTTATTTTTGGCGTTGAGTCAGTTGTCGAAGTACTGGTGTGATAGACAATTCTAACGATTAtgtaatccaaaatttttttaatttgaacccAGTTTAGCCCTTCTCCCATTTTATAACCTTAATTCCAAATGTGcaaagcttttttttttcatgtttttcatcttATTCTTCATCTCTTTTTCGTCTTGTTGATATTGATGTTCAAAAACTATGATGGTAGATGATAGCACTGCCGCAAAGAACTCTATCCAGTCACCTTCTAATAGATACTGGCGAGGACACAGAAACGTAGAAGGGTAGCGTGAGTTTCAATAGCTCATCTATCTGCAAAGATTTTTATAATAGTTACTCCAAATTATAGTAACAGTGAAAACGactatattttttagttatatacAATATAACGTAACAACTTCCCAAACCAAATAAATCTTATTACTCAATTCTATTCACTCTATTCATGTTttactcgaaaaatataaaatatgcccCAACTTAACAGAAACACAATCAAACCCtaacaacaaaaataacaaacaaaaataagatttttaaacAAGACTCAcattataattatatgaaaaaaatattacttcgttgccaaaaaattaaaaataaaattggaacCATACTTTCGCTATCAGCAATGATGGAACCACAATAACCTTTCAGCTTAGGAGTAGATGATATTCCTCGGTTTTTCAACGTCGTGTAGTTATCGCAAGGTACCAATCCAAgaaaccaatcactaaaatagcgctattgaagaagaagaaaaagtagtAGAAAAGATGGACGAGTGTGTTTGTATTTgatcacagttttttttttttttttgagtttattgAACTAAGCTATGATTAagatgatgactaaacattattgaGTTAAATTGTTTGTGTGATATGTGATATGTCTTATTTAATGTGCAGAAATTGAAAGTAATCACACTGACCCAAAAAAAATGAAACATTGACCCACACACATACATATGGATTCAGCAAAACAATCACTCTTGACCCAAAAGTAGAGTTGTTGAACCTTAAGAAAGAAAAATGGATCTAAATACAAACACAATCATAGCCCAGTGTTCATTTGCCTCTACGTCAAATGCTTCTCATTTGAAATAAAAGCGGGCCCTTAGCAAAATAAAAGAATGAAAACACATTGACACAAATAAAGATCTAAACCCTATTTGGTGATCCATAACCAAAACTTATTCTCCTAAAACTTGAACTTCaattcatttgaattcattttCACATCCACCGAACTATCaaactctttcttctctctcttttcttttcttccttatcACATCACCGTCTAAactaagaaagaagaaagagaaaagatatgAAGTTAGGGCAAAAAGAAGAACGAAAAGCTAGCTtccattttcaaacaagaaggagaaaataaaatggctacaacaaaaaaaaatctcaatGCAACAGTGGATCACAAAAACGTGATTTTTTCATTTGTGCTTCACAAAGAAACCGTGAAAAAATCCTCTGAGCTACAAGTACCATTCATGCAACTATGAAGATAGTGAAGTCAAAAGTGTTCAGTGACTCATCAACgatcaaaaatcaaatttgggGCCAAAGAAAAGATACACAGCCCAAATTCAAGAAGtttgaagaaaaaggatgaaagagaatAACATGGTTGCATGTCACTGCTtcacccttctctctctcttctgacCACGCCGCTGCTAGTTCTGATGTTAGAGAAGAAGATAACCCAAGTGTTGAACTTGGTTAAaaccttggaagcttcactcCTCTATAATAGGGGTGAATGGCCAAGGATTGAGTAAGAGAAAAAGAGCACTTGCTTCGGTTTCCATAGCTCCCTGAgctgttcttcttctttttcttcttcatggtttttattttgtaatttattttctcagTTTAGTCTGTCTGAGTTTCATTAGAAAAAGACAAACATAGTGAGaattgtaagaaaaagccaatgagtgaaAAAAAGGCAGTGAGCTAGACTTGGAGAAAAAGCTAAAGTTATCTCAGAAATTTTTTGTAAGCCTTTTTGTTTTGTGTCATGATCCTGAGAGGATTCCCTTacaagttaggttagcactttgctgttgaaagcTATGGTGAGTCCTAGTCAAGTTCAGATTGGGTTAGAATTTGGACTTGTCCCAAAAAGGTTGGATACATCCTAAGGAGAATTAGTGTTTGTAATCTGttgaaaaaaaatagtaaaattccatcattgttgtgatggagactggatgtaaacTATATTACACTAAGTAGTCGAATCAGGATACATCGGTGTGTCTTTCTCTACTCTATTATCAGTTTCTGGCTCTGTTATATTTGGGAGAAAAGAGTAAATTATCTCCTGATTACTCTACTAAGCCTCACGCTTTATGCAACGCTCCCTACAAAAAACCTATTCTATCTTCTACTGTATCAGGAGACAAAACCAAAATATCTCTTGTATTATCTCAATGGAAAGCAAggttaaaagataagaaaaaggaggcaaagattcaatcccttctcttagccactgattactaTCACTCTTTTAGCAAAAAAAATCTCCAAACGACATCGTTTTACCGAACAATGGGTGCCAAAACCAAAACGACATTGTTTTAGGACTGTCCAACATGAAAAAAGATGGCTACATCAATACTTCGATAGCTGACTCAGCACTAGAAATGGCGCAAAGACCACTATGGTATTTAAAGCTCTATCTAAAAGAccactataaaaaaatttaaatctcgaAAACTTTTTTGAATAATTGTGTGAATCTCACATATCATTATAGGAATTTACTCTAATTTGgtggttaaatttttttatattggacatttaattatattacattataataaattcaaaaaataattttttattgacataataatacataattagaTATATTGGAGGTGAAAATAGGTCAAGTAAAATTAGACTTCACCGTTAACAAGCCAATAATATATTTAACTAGTCTGAATTTTGCTCGTAGCCTGTTATAAGCTTTATTTTAAGTACTAAATCTGACCAGAAGCttgatatatatgatttttttataaaaataaataatatttaaaaaattaatttaaaaaaattatatacaatatATTAAATTCAatctttataataatatttaaatttttaaaatatttaaaatataaaaaatttataataaaatataacaaattaaaaatttttaaaaatttttaataattatttaaattataaaaaaatatttttatatttatttatattttaacagacttaaaaaacttaataaattattttatgaatttgaacctaatttattaatagaattaaatttttaaatacttgAAAGTTTTTTATGACAAAAACAAGCCAAAATGCAGGATCTATTTTCACCACTAGGTGTATTGTAtaaaatttaggtttaattactctgttggtctctataattttacgaaattttcaattaagtttttatacattttttccttttaattaggtccctacactaattttttttttcaattgagtccccacacttttttttccttttatttgagtccctgcattaattttttttttagttgggtccctatataaTGAAGTCAATTACCACTaagagagacctaattaaaaaaaatttgatgcagggacttaattaaaaagaaaaaaaatataagaacctaattaaaaattttgcgaaactataggaccaacagagtaattaaacctaaaatttataataatattatataactgAGTCATTTTAATAagtaaatttaatcaaatttgttcaataatttaaaattaataaaatatatttaattacaaaatttaattaaatttattataaaaataaattattcacttaatatttatctaaaatttacttatattaatgatatattaaaattaaattaccaTTTACCAATAATATTATTGTATAATTCAATTATGACATAAAATCCCTGACATTAAAATTATTATACCGCTCTTCAATTAAGTAGGCAAACCGCGTTTTGTATCAAGAAAGGAAAAGTGGAAAACCAAGTGGATAATCCAAACATTTCAGCCAGGTATTTTCTGCGGATATTCTTAAATCATGTTCCTTGTGTATAAGCTATAAATTGCACATTCAAATTAAGCTTCTGGATGTGACCGTGAGAGACatcaaaggaaaaaataaaaataaaaataaaaataaaaataaaaatggagaatgaatcacttctagttattaatatttattttcttgttgGCACCTACTTCAATTCCCATTGACACTTGGATATTAAATGAATTTTCCTTGCttcactaataataatattttaaccgGAAAGGTATATGTATtgtttctaaaattttataaataattgtttgtaaagaattatttttttttttttggaacaaaTGCACTACATTTTATGTGATATAGAAAAGATAATGACAACGATATCATATATtgcattaattaataaaatagaataagattTGAGAATAATGAAGGAAATTAAATAAAACAGTTGTCGTCACAggacaccaccaccatcactttcTTCCCTAAAGACACAGTTTAGTTGGTGTTTCTAACAAtctaacattattaaaatattgatatctttttcctttttcgtGGCCCCTTAGACctctttttgtatttatattatatttatgtcACGGATCGTCCCTAGTAATGATGATATGTTGATTGTTGTTTGTTGAGTGTGATTTTGAAACTAATTAAGTCCAAATCGAAATTTGGTTATTGTTAATTAGTAGAACAGGAACTCCACACCTCACTGATCATGATATAGCATGATCAATTGATGAAGGAACACATATACACTACATTAAACGGTGGCGAATAATGACTGAAAAATGAGAATGAATACATGTGATGATGGGTATTACAATAATTATCCGTAGGGGAAGGTATATGCGAAATTGTAGGCAGCAACCACTAATAATGGAGAAATAATAAACTGGGGAAGGCACTATCTTATATATACATTCTTATATGATGAGTTGACGACCCTATAGTGGAAGCAAAAGCCGTGCCCTTCTTTCCATTCAatgctatttttataaaatatatataggtgTGGGATGATATATTATAATGTTTAATGAACTACTATAGGAGATCAAGATATTGCAACAACATTGACCCACACGCAATTTTTTGAAGATTTTTTGGATAGTGGGATGTATATCTATCTGTGGGATGCCTTCCTTCTTAGTTGGGTAATATTGTTGTACATAAAAATGAGTTTTCAAgtagcgtttttttttttttttgactaaacggacaagaaaaaaaaaaaaaaaaacaaaatcaaattaattggcTAGGATCATATTTAAATTTAGTAGATGTTGAAGCTTATTCTATGATTGAATCTAATTCGAATGAATGTTCGCACCAAAAGCAACTGTTTTAGTCATAGAATTTGTAACACTA
Encoded here:
- the LOC112749428 gene encoding uncharacterized protein; translated protein: MEESINQDLPRNNNAENNSASNERSLPPASSENQSQTSSVREKTDPAWRYVALQNINGKPHYQCLFCLSTFGGGGINRMKKHLAKIGGDIKKCSKVPYDVEKQMEGLLKEIQKSKTSKRKVSFNEEGTDECEDAIDEAIAQEEQQTPSQLPTKEVVGGDPKKKAKIIIPPMFAPRTTPGSQPSLKSVFQNKEALHEVDKRVARWLLDCRIPFNAVMSPFFQDMLDGVAGFGPGYKGPSYDSLRVNLLADLKRECQMVVDSYRSAWKETGCTLMADGWTDQRQRTLINFLVYCSKGLCFVKSVDASSMVKNASSLCDLFSEVIEWIGPDNVVHVVIDNAANYVAAGRLINKKFENIHWSPCAAHCLNLILKDISSMPHISSLATRASKITMFVYNHTVFLSWLRQKEDWREIVRPGATRFATVFLTLMSIFERKSELQQLVVDTHFTGHKLGRSANGRAVSAIILDNKFWDDCFTVCQIVSPLIKLLRLVDADDKPSLGIVYEGMLRLENGIKEMFKHRKSAYQPYTEIINSRCDKHLKKNLHAAAYFLNPDCFFSENYRESPDVMRALLDLVTLHCKVNNLDSVEAMKEIHIYRDRKESFDRPEVVLAAKKLQPVRILSQASASSGCERNWSLFDQIHTARRNRLEHDRLSDIVYVTYNLRLKSRKKRKQKSQYDPIDIETIDKVDFWVTEEVVEKEPDLPSNIEDLLDEIDADLDQGGGGGSTSTFYAAPLAFSGPSSGNEGDEINDANLQQIMEDFDG